A genomic window from Pseudomonas cavernicola includes:
- a CDS encoding AAA family ATPase: MSQPLIAALQNPALYPHPVDGFQVIETHISWVLLTGPYAYKIKKPVNFGFLDFTDLAARQHFCHEELRLNQRLTQGLYLEVLPISGSLEAPQLGGDGPAIEYALKMRQFPQSQLLGEVQARGELTTAHIDALAQQIASFHLVAPRVALEHPLGTPAAIMAPVTQNFEQARAMLSEKADLQQLDALQAWAESSFERLKPLLERRKAEGFIRECHGDIHLGNVTLIDGEVVLFDCIEFNEPFRLIDIASDAAFLAMDLEDRGLKPLARRFVSAWLEQTGDYAALELLNFYKAYRAMVRGKVSLFRLGQEQDAVQRAVILRQYRSYAALAESYSAIPSRFLAITHGVSAVGKSHVAMRLVEALGAIRLRSDVERKRLFGEQAAANQGQLSAGIYSQDASAATYQRLHELADAALHAGFPVVIDATYLKHAPREAAWHVAEETGAPFLILDCQAPESVITSWLAQRQNAGQDSSDATLEVIQAQQASREALSAEEQAHSKRVDTHESASLDSLIMRIRQRLPGL, translated from the coding sequence GTGAGCCAGCCCCTGATTGCCGCCCTGCAGAACCCGGCCCTTTACCCACACCCCGTGGACGGTTTCCAGGTCATCGAGACGCATATCTCCTGGGTGCTGCTAACCGGCCCTTATGCCTACAAGATCAAAAAGCCGGTGAATTTTGGCTTTCTCGACTTCACCGACCTGGCCGCACGCCAGCACTTTTGCCACGAAGAATTGCGCCTAAATCAGCGCCTGACCCAAGGCCTGTACCTGGAGGTCCTGCCGATCAGCGGCAGCCTCGAAGCGCCGCAGCTAGGCGGCGATGGCCCGGCCATCGAATATGCCCTGAAGATGCGCCAGTTCCCGCAGAGCCAACTGCTCGGCGAAGTCCAGGCCCGTGGCGAACTGACCACTGCGCATATCGATGCCCTCGCCCAGCAGATCGCCAGCTTCCACCTGGTCGCCCCACGGGTAGCCCTCGAGCATCCGCTCGGCACCCCGGCTGCGATCATGGCGCCGGTCACCCAGAATTTCGAACAGGCCCGCGCCATGCTCTCGGAAAAGGCCGACCTGCAGCAGTTGGATGCCCTGCAAGCCTGGGCCGAAAGCAGCTTCGAGCGGCTCAAGCCGTTGCTTGAGCGGCGTAAGGCTGAAGGTTTCATTCGCGAATGCCATGGTGATATCCACCTGGGCAATGTCACCCTGATCGATGGCGAAGTGGTGCTGTTTGACTGCATCGAGTTCAACGAACCGTTCCGCCTGATCGACATCGCCTCGGATGCCGCCTTTCTCGCCATGGACCTGGAAGACCGCGGCCTCAAGCCGCTGGCACGGCGCTTCGTCAGTGCCTGGCTGGAGCAGACCGGTGACTATGCCGCACTGGAGTTGCTGAACTTCTACAAAGCCTACCGCGCAATGGTGCGCGGCAAGGTCAGCCTGTTCCGCCTCGGCCAGGAACAGGATGCAGTGCAGCGTGCGGTGATCCTGCGCCAGTACCGCAGCTATGCCGCCCTGGCGGAAAGCTACAGCGCCATTCCTTCACGCTTCCTCGCCATCACCCACGGAGTTTCCGCGGTTGGCAAAAGCCATGTGGCCATGCGCCTGGTCGAGGCACTTGGCGCCATCCGCTTGCGCTCGGATGTCGAGCGCAAGCGTTTGTTCGGTGAGCAAGCTGCTGCTAACCAAGGCCAGTTGAGCGCCGGCATCTATAGCCAAGACGCCAGCGCGGCCACTTATCAGCGTCTGCACGAACTGGCCGATGCTGCGCTGCATGCCGGCTTCCCGGTAGTGATCGACGCAACTTACCTTAAACACGCTCCGCGCGAAGCCGCCTGGCATGTTGCGGAAGAGACCGGCGCGCCTTTCCTGATCCTCGACTGCCAGGCCCCGGAAAGCGTTATCACCAGCTGGTTGGCACAACGCCAGAACGCCGGCCAGGACTCGTCCGATGCCACGTTGGAAGTCATCCAGGCCCAACAAGCCAGCCGCGAAGCACTCAGTGCTGAAGAACAGGCCCATAGCAAACGCGTCGATACCCATGAGAGCGCCAGCCTGGACAGCTTGATCATGCGCATTCGCCAACGCCTGCCGGGGCTCTAA
- a CDS encoding pentapeptide repeat-containing protein has protein sequence MSQPRQLDHPLYRFLHNEDIPSFNAQKPQSGEIDLSNGDFRGLDLRALHANGINFTDAYFRGADLRGLDLRQTCMEGASLAHAQISGAYFPVELSADEILMSLNFGTRMRYRPS, from the coding sequence ATGAGCCAGCCGCGCCAACTTGATCACCCGCTGTACCGCTTCCTGCATAACGAAGACATCCCCAGTTTCAATGCGCAAAAGCCCCAGAGCGGCGAAATCGACCTCTCCAATGGTGATTTTCGTGGTCTCGATTTGCGCGCCTTGCACGCCAATGGCATTAACTTCACCGACGCTTACTTTCGCGGTGCCGACTTGCGCGGCCTCGACCTTCGGCAGACCTGCATGGAAGGCGCGAGCCTGGCGCATGCGCAGATCTCAGGGGCTTACTTCCCTGTTGAGTTGAGCGCCGACGAGATCCTCATGTCGCTCAACTTCGGCACCCGTATGCGCTACCGGCCGAGCTAG
- a CDS encoding class I SAM-dependent methyltransferase: MSEIARLFGARAGAYASFRPAYPAELFAWLAEHSPARQRALDIACGNGQASRPLLAYFEQVLACDASVEQLTASQELQGIELFAADAEALPLAASSLDLIVVAQALHWFATPAFFAEVRRLLKPGGLFCAWCYSLMRIDPALDAVIDEFYSNTLNGYWPQGRASVDAGYRDLQAPFSLIQLPPFAIGVEWSFEHLLGYLRTWSAVQRWERQHGHDPVTELTPTLRHAWGDLNQPRFVRWPLHFLAGFPTH, encoded by the coding sequence ATGAGTGAAATTGCCCGTTTATTCGGCGCCCGAGCGGGCGCTTACGCCAGCTTCCGCCCGGCATACCCTGCCGAACTGTTCGCCTGGCTAGCCGAGCACAGCCCCGCACGACAACGCGCACTGGATATCGCCTGCGGCAACGGCCAAGCCAGCCGCCCACTGCTTGCCTATTTCGAGCAGGTACTCGCCTGCGATGCCAGCGTCGAGCAACTGACCGCCAGTCAGGAACTGCAAGGGATTGAATTGTTTGCCGCAGATGCCGAGGCGCTGCCCTTAGCCGCCAGCAGCCTTGACTTGATTGTGGTCGCACAAGCCCTGCACTGGTTCGCCACTCCCGCATTTTTCGCAGAGGTACGTCGCCTCCTCAAGCCCGGCGGCCTGTTCTGCGCCTGGTGTTACAGCTTGATGCGCATCGACCCTGCACTCGATGCCGTGATCGACGAGTTCTACAGCAACACGCTCAACGGCTATTGGCCGCAGGGGCGTGCCAGCGTAGATGCTGGATATCGCGACCTGCAGGCGCCCTTCTCCCTCATCCAGCTACCGCCTTTCGCGATTGGAGTGGAGTGGAGTTTCGAGCATCTGCTGGGGTATCTGCGTACCTGGTCTGCAGTCCAGCGCTGGGAGCGTCAACACGGCCACGACCCGGTGACGGAGCTGACACCGACACTGCGACATGCCTGGGGCGATCTCAATCAACCACGCTTTGTCCGTTGGCCGCTACACTTTCTCGCAGGCTTCCCGACTCACTAA
- a CDS encoding TfoX/Sxy family protein translates to MNDELQHLKNLGKTSAQWLHAVGIHSVTDLRRLGAVGAYRAVQARGFRASKVLLYAIEGALLNVHWNELPPAHKAELNGQLDAILLRNKS, encoded by the coding sequence ATGAACGACGAACTGCAGCATCTGAAGAACTTGGGCAAAACCTCGGCGCAGTGGCTGCACGCCGTCGGCATCCACAGCGTTACCGACTTGCGCCGACTAGGTGCGGTCGGCGCCTACCGAGCGGTGCAGGCGCGCGGCTTTCGCGCATCGAAAGTCTTGTTGTATGCGATCGAAGGCGCATTGCTCAATGTGCATTGGAATGAATTGCCGCCCGCCCATAAAGCAGAGTTGAACGGCCAGTTGGATGCCATTCTGCTGCGCAATAAGAGCTAG
- a CDS encoding Crp/Fnr family transcriptional regulator, whose amino-acid sequence MYLLGEQPAYADQLINRLQSIPTQLLEGLEPMGAPVCLERVEDLAQTLPGNQLFIIENGLLHALVDERPLFYLQEGDLVGLRQGIELPSCRYSSEEPLSLIPYLRSDVFKHIYASEHRQELLIQYLIGHTALLSDALARLKQPEIRPATGFQHFAAGEELIHQGDEADHVFIIIEGHAEAYVDGHKVGDVQKDEIFGAMAVFTREKRSATVLASEPCTVMAIPKEQFLSLMQSNPRIAHSLIESMARRIDLLNKEVTQLRLPRREA is encoded by the coding sequence ATGTACCTACTCGGGGAGCAACCGGCCTACGCCGATCAGCTGATCAACCGACTGCAAAGCATCCCCACCCAACTGCTGGAAGGACTGGAACCTATGGGTGCTCCCGTGTGCCTTGAGCGGGTCGAGGACCTGGCGCAGACACTGCCGGGCAACCAGTTGTTTATTATCGAAAATGGTTTGCTGCATGCGCTGGTTGACGAGCGCCCGCTGTTCTACCTGCAGGAAGGCGATTTGGTTGGTCTGCGCCAGGGCATCGAACTGCCCAGCTGCCGTTACAGCAGCGAAGAACCACTGAGCCTGATTCCGTATTTGCGCAGCGACGTGTTCAAGCACATCTATGCTAGCGAGCATCGCCAAGAGCTGCTCATCCAATACCTGATCGGCCATACCGCATTGCTCTCTGACGCACTGGCACGCCTAAAGCAGCCGGAAATTCGCCCAGCTACCGGCTTCCAGCATTTTGCCGCTGGCGAAGAATTGATCCACCAGGGCGACGAGGCCGATCACGTATTCATCATTATCGAGGGCCACGCCGAAGCCTATGTCGACGGGCACAAAGTCGGTGATGTGCAGAAAGATGAGATCTTCGGCGCCATGGCCGTGTTCACCCGCGAGAAGCGCAGCGCCACGGTACTGGCCAGTGAGCCATGTACGGTGATGGCGATTCCCAAGGAACAATTCCTTAGCCTGATGCAGAGCAACCCGCGGATCGCACACAGCCTGATCGAGAGCATGGCGCGCCGCATCGACCTACTGAACAAGGAAGTCACCCAGCTGCGGCTACCGCGTAGAGAGGCCTAG
- a CDS encoding ChaN family lipoprotein, with protein MRFFVLLCSLALAACQSVPPLPAWQSPEGLEHADLGVIRDLRSGEQLTPRQLIERLAKAPRVLVGEQHDNPDQHALQLWLLQALVAQRAQGSLLLEMLNPDQQAKVEQARVAMAAGQPLADLPGALAWQQNWDWALYGPILRYALAQPYPVLSANLDRGEIMQIYAARPALSGTASTAAVVRAPLLAQIRESHCGLLPEDQLPAMLAVQQQRDRRMAERLLAAPEPAILFAGAFHVRRDLGVPLHLADLGAAQGSQVLILTEVGKPVAAETADFVWYSAAQPEQDHCAKLRR; from the coding sequence ATGCGCTTCTTTGTATTGCTGTGTTCGCTGGCGTTGGCGGCTTGCCAGTCGGTGCCGCCGCTGCCTGCCTGGCAAAGTCCAGAAGGGCTCGAGCATGCCGACCTCGGCGTGATCCGTGATCTGCGCAGTGGTGAGCAGCTGACCCCGCGGCAACTGATCGAGCGTCTGGCAAAAGCCCCGCGGGTGTTGGTAGGCGAGCAGCACGACAACCCGGATCAACATGCTTTGCAGTTGTGGTTGTTGCAGGCGCTGGTGGCGCAGCGGGCGCAAGGTAGTCTATTGCTGGAAATGCTCAATCCGGACCAGCAGGCCAAGGTCGAGCAGGCGCGGGTGGCCATGGCTGCAGGCCAGCCACTGGCCGATCTGCCGGGCGCGTTAGCTTGGCAGCAGAACTGGGATTGGGCGTTGTACGGCCCGATCCTGCGTTATGCCTTGGCTCAGCCTTATCCCGTGCTGTCGGCCAATCTGGACCGCGGTGAAATTATGCAGATTTACGCCGCGCGGCCCGCGCTCAGCGGCACGGCCTCGACCGCGGCTGTGGTACGCGCGCCCTTGCTGGCGCAAATTCGCGAGTCGCATTGCGGGCTGCTGCCTGAAGATCAGTTGCCGGCCATGCTCGCTGTGCAGCAACAGCGTGATCGGCGGATGGCCGAGCGCCTGTTGGCCGCGCCAGAACCGGCGATCTTGTTCGCTGGCGCCTTCCATGTGCGGCGTGACCTGGGGGTGCCACTGCACTTGGCCGATCTGGGCGCCGCGCAGGGCAGCCAAGTGCTGATACTGACTGAAGTCGGTAAACCGGTGGCTGCCGAGACCGCTGATTTTGTCTGGTACAGCGCGGCGCAGCCGGAGCAGGACCACTGCGCTAAACTGCGCCGCTAG
- a CDS encoding heme ABC transporter ATP-binding protein: MLRAENLAVRRGAKLVLTDINLELQPGEVLGVLGPNGAGKSTLLDALGGELRPTHGQVLLDQRPLAEWPGPERAQRLAVLPQSSPLNFAFRVEEVVGMGRLPHASGRARDTEIINEALVAADAMHLAGRSYLELSGGERQRVHLARVLAQLWPGAAGQSLLLDEPTSMLDPLHQHTTLQATRTFAERGAAVLVILHDLNLAARYCDRVLLLERGRPHALGSPDEVLRAEPLQAVFGLEVLVQRHPERGHPLIIAR; the protein is encoded by the coding sequence ATGCTGCGTGCGGAAAATCTGGCGGTGCGGCGTGGCGCCAAACTTGTGCTAACGGATATCAACCTCGAACTACAGCCGGGCGAAGTGCTTGGCGTGCTCGGCCCAAATGGCGCGGGCAAGAGCACCTTGCTTGACGCGCTGGGTGGCGAATTGAGGCCGACCCATGGGCAGGTTCTGCTGGATCAGCGGCCGCTCGCCGAGTGGCCAGGCCCGGAGCGCGCCCAACGCTTGGCCGTGTTACCGCAAAGCTCGCCTTTGAACTTTGCTTTCCGGGTCGAGGAGGTGGTGGGCATGGGCCGCCTGCCGCACGCCAGTGGTCGCGCGCGCGACACGGAAATCATCAATGAGGCACTGGTCGCCGCGGATGCTATGCACCTTGCCGGGCGCAGCTATCTGGAACTGTCCGGCGGTGAGCGCCAACGCGTGCACCTGGCCCGGGTCTTGGCGCAGCTGTGGCCCGGTGCGGCGGGGCAGAGCCTGTTGCTGGATGAGCCGACCTCGATGCTCGATCCCTTGCATCAACACACTACCCTGCAAGCGACGCGCACCTTTGCCGAGCGTGGTGCGGCGGTGCTGGTGATCCTGCATGACCTGAACCTTGCGGCGCGTTATTGCGATCGCGTGCTGTTGCTGGAGCGTGGCCGCCCGCATGCGCTGGGTAGCCCGGATGAGGTGCTGCGGGCCGAGCCGCTACAAGCGGTGTTCGGCCTGGAGGTGCTGGTGCAGCGCCACCCGGAACGCGGTCATCCATTGATCATTGCCCGCTAA
- a CDS encoding FecCD family ABC transporter permease produces the protein MLALWLSLALGPVSLPLADTLRAALRLLGLPLSGLGLEQAELILGQIRMPRTLLGLAVGAVLALSGVAMQGLFRNPLADPGLVGVSSGAALGAAIAIVGGAAFGGLPEAVAPYLLSLCAFAGGLGVTALVYRLGRRDGQTSVSTMLLAGIALTALAGAAIGLFTYLADDATLRTLTFWNLGSLNGASYARLWPLLLVTAGVGLWLPRRAKALNALLLGESEARHLGFEVERLKRELVFCTALGVGAAVAAAGMIGFIGLVVPHLVRLLVGPDHRVLLPASALAGASLLLFADVLARLALAPAELPIGIVTALLGAPFFLYLLLRGRA, from the coding sequence GTGCTCGCGCTCTGGCTGTCGCTGGCCTTGGGGCCGGTTAGTTTGCCGTTGGCCGACACTCTGCGCGCCGCGCTACGTCTGCTTGGCTTGCCATTGTCTGGCCTGGGGCTGGAACAGGCGGAGTTGATTCTCGGGCAAATCCGTATGCCGCGAACCCTGTTGGGGTTGGCAGTCGGCGCGGTGCTGGCGCTGTCCGGGGTGGCGATGCAGGGGTTGTTCCGCAACCCGTTGGCGGACCCCGGCTTGGTCGGCGTCTCCAGTGGCGCGGCGCTTGGTGCGGCGATTGCCATCGTCGGTGGTGCCGCGTTTGGTGGTCTGCCGGAGGCTGTCGCGCCGTATCTGCTGTCGCTGTGTGCTTTCGCCGGCGGATTGGGCGTGACTGCGCTGGTCTACCGCCTCGGTCGCCGGGATGGCCAGACCAGCGTCTCGACCATGCTGCTGGCCGGTATCGCCTTGACAGCCCTGGCTGGCGCGGCCATCGGCCTGTTCACCTACTTGGCCGATGACGCGACGCTGCGCACCCTGACCTTTTGGAATCTTGGCAGCCTCAACGGCGCCAGCTACGCGCGTCTGTGGCCGTTATTGCTGGTCACTGCCGGCGTTGGGCTGTGGTTGCCGCGCCGGGCCAAGGCCTTGAATGCCTTGCTGCTCGGTGAGTCCGAGGCCCGCCATCTGGGTTTCGAGGTCGAGCGCTTGAAGCGCGAGTTGGTGTTCTGCACCGCGCTGGGCGTCGGTGCTGCGGTGGCGGCGGCGGGGATGATCGGCTTTATCGGCCTGGTGGTGCCGCACTTGGTGCGCTTGCTGGTCGGGCCGGATCACCGTGTGCTGCTGCCCGCTTCGGCGTTGGCGGGGGCGAGCTTGTTGCTATTTGCGGACGTGCTGGCGCGTTTGGCGTTGGCGCCGGCGGAGTTGCCGATCGGGATTGTCACCGCGCTGCTGGGGGCGCCGTTCTTCCTTTATTTATTGCTGCGAGGACGTGCCTGA
- a CDS encoding heme/hemin ABC transporter substrate-binding protein encodes MRFTACLASLCGGFLLSQLASAAEPLPQRWVSAGGSLSEWIVELGGEAKLVGVDTTSQHPASLKALPSIGYQRQLAAEGILSLKPDLLLGSEEMGPPPVLEQLTSAGVRIEALSTRADLPTLEGSLTRIGALLGAQQRAAQVLADYRQRLQAQARWVAAAQRRQPAPRVLLLLGHAGSSPMAAGRDTAAAWLIEQAGGRNVTTHASYKALSTEALLALDPEVLIFADRSLVGAAAKQALLKQNPALAATRAARTGRLLGLDPTLLVGGLGPRIPDGLAVLSAAFYPAAQALTAEAKPQP; translated from the coding sequence ATGCGCTTTACTGCCTGTCTTGCCAGCCTTTGCGGCGGCTTTCTGCTGAGCCAGCTGGCCAGCGCCGCCGAACCATTGCCGCAACGCTGGGTCAGCGCGGGAGGCTCGCTGAGCGAATGGATAGTTGAACTGGGCGGCGAAGCCAAGTTGGTCGGCGTGGATACCACCAGCCAGCACCCTGCCTCATTAAAAGCCCTGCCGAGCATCGGCTATCAGCGGCAACTGGCCGCCGAGGGCATCCTCAGCCTGAAGCCTGACCTGCTGCTGGGCAGCGAAGAGATGGGCCCGCCGCCGGTGCTGGAGCAGCTCACGAGCGCAGGTGTGCGTATCGAGGCACTGTCAACCCGGGCCGATTTGCCGACCTTGGAGGGTAGCCTTACGCGTATCGGTGCGCTGCTCGGCGCGCAGCAGCGTGCGGCTCAGGTGCTGGCCGACTATCGGCAGCGTCTGCAGGCGCAGGCACGCTGGGTTGCGGCCGCACAGCGTAGGCAGCCGGCGCCGCGGGTACTGTTGCTGCTCGGTCATGCGGGCAGTAGTCCAATGGCGGCGGGGCGGGATACCGCTGCGGCCTGGCTGATCGAGCAGGCCGGTGGACGCAATGTGACCACGCATGCCAGCTACAAGGCGCTGTCGACTGAGGCGCTGCTGGCACTGGACCCGGAAGTGCTGATCTTTGCCGATCGCAGCCTGGTCGGGGCCGCCGCCAAGCAGGCGTTGCTCAAGCAGAACCCGGCGTTGGCCGCGACCCGCGCTGCGCGCACTGGGCGTTTGTTGGGGCTGGATCCGACGTTGCTGGTCGGCGGACTGGGTCCGCGGATTCCCGATGGGCTGGCAGTGCTCAGCGCAGCCTTCTATCCTGCCGCGCAAGCCCTGACCGCCGAAGCTAAGCCGCAACCATGA
- a CDS encoding hemin-degrading factor — translation MSTQTQAAAVANDLYLAWQVLRTEQPRLRARDAAERLAVSEAELIASRLGVDTQRLQPDWSALLPALGELGYVMALTRNEHCVHERKGFYREVTVTPNGQMGLVVSAEIDLRLFLGGWASVFAIEEATSKGTQRSIQVFDRQGVAVHKVFLTEDSELKAWAPLVERFRAAEQNAELDLQPLPARTVPTADGLIDVNSLRVGWSTLKDTHHFFALLKQHGATRTQALRLAGREWAEPLAPAELPKLLETAGETEVPLMVFVGNRHCIQIHSGPVRNLRWMDSWFNVLDPEFNLHLKSLSVAELWRVRKPSTDGVITSWEAFDADGELIVQLFGVRKPGIPEREDWRTLAETAAALDA, via the coding sequence ATGAGCACTCAGACCCAGGCCGCCGCGGTGGCCAATGACCTTTACCTGGCCTGGCAGGTGCTGCGCACCGAGCAGCCACGTCTGCGCGCGCGGGATGCCGCCGAGCGTCTGGCGGTCAGCGAAGCGGAGCTGATCGCCAGCCGGCTGGGCGTCGATACGCAGCGTCTGCAACCTGACTGGTCGGCGCTGTTACCAGCCCTCGGTGAGCTGGGTTACGTAATGGCGCTGACGCGCAACGAGCACTGCGTGCATGAACGCAAGGGCTTTTACCGTGAAGTAACGGTGACGCCGAATGGGCAGATGGGGTTGGTGGTGTCGGCTGAAATCGACCTTCGGTTGTTCCTCGGTGGTTGGGCCAGCGTGTTTGCCATCGAAGAGGCAACCAGCAAAGGCACCCAGCGCAGTATTCAGGTGTTCGACCGCCAAGGCGTGGCAGTGCATAAGGTGTTCCTCACCGAGGACAGCGAGCTCAAGGCCTGGGCGCCGCTGGTCGAGCGCTTTCGCGCGGCGGAGCAGAACGCCGAGCTCGACCTGCAACCGCTACCGGCGCGCACGGTGCCGACGGCGGACGGGTTGATCGACGTCAACTCGCTGCGCGTCGGCTGGTCGACCTTGAAAGACACTCATCACTTCTTTGCATTATTGAAGCAGCACGGCGCGACACGTACCCAGGCGTTGCGTCTGGCCGGGCGCGAGTGGGCCGAACCGCTGGCACCGGCCGAGTTGCCGAAGTTGCTGGAGACGGCGGGTGAGACTGAAGTGCCGCTGATGGTGTTTGTCGGCAATCGTCATTGCATCCAGATCCATAGCGGCCCGGTGCGCAACCTGCGCTGGATGGACAGCTGGTTCAACGTGCTCGACCCTGAGTTCAATCTGCACCTGAAGAGCCTGTCGGTGGCCGAGTTGTGGCGGGTACGTAAGCCGAGCACGGATGGCGTGATCACCAGTTGGGAAGCCTTCGATGCGGATGGCGAGTTGATCGTCCAGCTCTTCGGCGTGCGTAAGCCAGGCATCCCGGAGCGGGAAGACTGGCGGACGCTGGCCGAAACCGCTGCGGCATTGGATGCCTAA
- a CDS encoding energy transducer TonB, which yields MSRFSLYFLLSLALHAVAGLLLRESTLGAGRPQEAALPAELAVMTIQLQAAPQTLAVAPSAAPPATAVQAPPVVAPVAPVRAKVPARAPAKAPPQRQPLPPKPVQLAAKTAPAVSRSELATATATTTATAAQLPMQSVVREVFSRAPAFLQPPAPPRYPTQARRRNQHGVVLLEVRLDERGQQRALQVLRSSGVASLDEAAVQAVAAWRFRPETEDGRPVPSRVQIPIEFALTASR from the coding sequence ATGTCGCGTTTCTCGCTTTATTTCCTGCTGTCGCTGGCACTGCATGCGGTGGCGGGCTTGTTGTTGCGCGAGTCGACTTTAGGCGCGGGGCGACCGCAGGAAGCGGCGCTGCCGGCGGAGTTGGCGGTGATGACGATTCAGTTGCAGGCAGCTCCCCAGACGCTTGCGGTAGCGCCATCGGCTGCGCCGCCTGCGACTGCCGTGCAAGCGCCTCCAGTCGTGGCGCCAGTTGCACCGGTGCGAGCCAAAGTGCCGGCGCGAGCGCCGGCAAAAGCCCCGCCGCAGCGGCAACCGCTGCCGCCCAAGCCCGTGCAACTGGCGGCGAAAACCGCGCCGGCGGTCAGCCGCAGTGAGCTTGCAACTGCAACTGCAACGACAACGGCTACAGCGGCACAGCTGCCGATGCAGTCGGTCGTTAGAGAAGTGTTCAGTCGCGCGCCGGCATTTCTGCAGCCGCCCGCGCCGCCGCGCTACCCGACGCAGGCGCGGCGACGCAATCAGCATGGCGTGGTGTTGCTCGAAGTGCGGCTGGACGAACGAGGCCAGCAGCGGGCGTTGCAGGTGCTGCGCTCTTCTGGGGTCGCAAGCCTGGATGAGGCCGCAGTGCAGGCCGTCGCCGCCTGGCGCTTCCGCCCGGAAACCGAGGACGGCCGCCCCGTCCCCAGCCGTGTCCAAATACCTATCGAGTTCGCCCTGACGGCGAGCCGTTGA